In Lates calcarifer isolate ASB-BC8 linkage group LG4, TLL_Latcal_v3, whole genome shotgun sequence, a genomic segment contains:
- the crsp7 gene encoding mediator of RNA polymerase II transcription subunit 26 has product MTTVSATPQQMRDRLLQAIDSQSNICNMVVVLEVIACLEKYPITKEALEETRLGKLINDVRKKTKDEDLAKRAKKLLRNWQKLIEPGPAVAASAPGSTNGSSHPCRTDVSPPDISVSGKGVTEVKIRNDVHNTYSPKAEKSSSRKRRAEHRDSGVHLPEKISKLSSYDNSVSPPPTNGIAGSPDALPDQEVVPSPDRSRIEHLDNDKINKLTIPVNAVKPRPSSPGVAKLPSTSSLIKVAVMQQQARLDEGGGGGYYQAKSPRGLTTSPRSMKQDTVTKRSSVYAPKGTPVPSPSSRDSPLSLSQPVSSPAQASYADKLPHSSHRSSMHWASTSEVPSHCPPQDISATLESPSVSPSTSLPQQNSEPHRPTSEGAMAMSDDTDGTLASNSEHKRRKYRSRDYSVNLDGQKIEDTTKPVRLKERRLTFDPVTGQIKPLVHREPSQTEEAPTPDLSEYRQRTESTVQHPAAPAPAPVPVPVPATATAPGSAPGPVPGPAPGPSPNPFHQTNWKELSRNEIIQSYLNLQSNMLTSSGVQAPSAHFFMSEYLKREEQEIKESRKTHVLQTDSSVGDLPGLSREVTDEDLARIHTQHWPGVNGCYDTKGTWYDWTECISLDPHGDESKLNILPYVCLD; this is encoded by the exons ATGACAACGGTCTCAGCAACCCCGCAGCAGATGAGGGACCGGCTGCTGCAGGCCATCGACAGTCAGAGCAAT ATATGCAATATGGTGGTTGTATTGGAGGTAATTGCCTGTCTTGAGAAATATCCTATCACCAAAGAAGCACTTGAG GAAACCCGACTGGGAAAGTTGATCAATGACGTAAGGAAGAAGACCAAGGATGAAGATCTTGCAAAGCGTGCTAAGAAACTCTTGAGGAACTGGCAAAAGCTGATTGAACCAGGGCCAGCTGTGGCTGCAAGTGCCCCTGGGTCTACCAATGGCAGTTCTCATCCCTGCAGAACAGATGTCTCTCCCCCTGACATTTCTGTGTCAGGGAAGGGTGTCACGGAAGTCAAAATCAGAAATGATGTTCACAACACATACTCACcaaaagctgaaaaatcaaGCAGTCGCAAGcgcagagcagagcacagagacagTGGAGTGCACTTACCAGAAAAAATCTCCAAACTGTCTTCATATGATAACTCTGtttcaccaccacccaccaACGGGATTGCAGGCAGTCCAGATGCCCTGCCTGACCAGGAGGTCGTCCCATCTCCTGACAGATCTCGGATAGAGCACCTTGATAATgataaaatcaacaaattaaCTATTCCGGTTAATGCTGTCAAGCCTCGCCCCAGCTCCCCTGGAGTGGCCAAACTACCCAGCACTTCCTCTTTGATCAAGGTTGCTGTGATGCAACAACAAGCTAGATTGGatgaagggggaggagggggctaTTATCAAGCAAAAAGTCCCCGTGGCCTCACTACCAGTCCAAGGAGCATGAAGCAGGACACAGTGACCAAGCGCTCGTCAGTATATGCACCAAAAGGAACACCTGTCCCAAGCCCTTCCTCTAGGGACTCTCCCTTGTCTTTGTCCCAGCCTGTGTCCTCCCCAGCCCAAGCATCTTACGCTGACAAGCTGCCACATTCTTCTCATAGGTCCTCAATGCACTGGGCCAGTACATCAGAAGTCCCCTCTCATTGCCCACCACAAGACATATCTGCAACACTGGAATCTCCATCAGTCTCCCCCTCAACCTCTCTTCCCCAACAGAACTCAGAACCACACAGACCGACATCTGAGGGAGCCATGGCCATGTCTGATGACACAGACGGGACATTGGCCTCTAACTCAGAGCATAAAAGGAGGAAGTACAGGTCTAGAGACTACTCTGTCAACTTAGATGGTCAGAAAATAGAGGACACGACTAAGCCTGTACGGTTAAAAGAACGTAGACTAACATTTGACCCTGTCACAGGTCAGATCAAACCTCTGGTACATAGAGAACCTTCTCAAACAGAGGAAGCCCCCACCCCTGACCTTTCTGAGTATAGGCAGAGAACTGAAAGCACTGTACAACATCCCGCTGCCCCAGCCCCGGCTCCAGTCCCAGTCCCAGTcccagccacagccacagccccAGGCTCAGCCCCAGGTCCAGTCCCAGGCCCAGCCCCAGGCCCCAGCCCTAACCCTTTCCACCAGACAAACTGGAAGGAGCTGTCCAGAAATGAAATCATCCAGTCCTACTTGAACCTTCAGAGCAACATGCTCACCTCCTCGGGGGTCCAGGCCCCTAGTGCACACTTTTTCATGTCAGAGTATCTGAAAAGGGAAGAACAGGAGATTAAAGAGTCAAGGAAAACACATGTTCTGCAGACGGACAGCTCAGTAGGGGATTTACCAGGCCTGAGCCGGGAGGTGACGGACGAGGACCTGGCTaggatacacacacagcactggcCAGGGGTGAATGGTTGTTATGATACCAAGGGTACTTGGTATGATTGGACAGAGTGCATATCATTGGACCCTCACGGGGATGAAAGCAAATTGAACATCCTGCCATATGTTTGCCTAGACTGA
- the cnn2 gene encoding calponin-2 yields MAFNKGPAYGLSAEVKNKIAQKYDTQKEEELRIWIEDITGSTIGPDFQKGLKNGVILCELINRLQPGSVKKINQSALNWHQLENLTNFIKAITTYGLKPHDIFEANDLFESGNMTQVQTTLLALASMAKTKGCQSRVDIGVKYADKQERMFDEEKMKAGQCVIGLQMGTNKCASQAGMNAYGTRRHLYDPKALIQPPMDNTTISLQMGTNKGASQAGMTAPGTRRAIYDQKLGTDKCDNSTMSLQMGYSQGANQSGQNFGLGRQIYDAKYCPKAGEVADDQNGAGGVRDYIPDYQDEGYQGYQEEEQVYQEDGTDY; encoded by the exons ATGGCGTTTAACAAAGGTCCTGCCTACGGTTTATCTGCGGAAGTCAAGAACAAG ATCGCACAGAAGTATGACACTCAGAAAGAAGAGGAGCTGAGGATCTGGATCGAAGACATCACCGGCTCTACCATCGGCCCCGACTTCCAGAAAGGCCTGAAGAATGGAGTCATTCTGTGCGA ACTTATCAACAGACTTCAGCCAGGCTCAGTGAAAAAGATCAACCAGTCAGCACTGAACTGGCATCAG ctggaGAACCTGACGAACTTCATCAAAGCCATCACAACGTACGGCCTGAAGCCTCACGATATCTTTGAAGCCAACGACCTGTTTGAGAGCGGAAACATGACGCAGGTCCAGACGACGCTGCTCGCACTGGCCAGCATG GCCAAGACCAAGGGCTGCCAGTCACGGGTTGACATCGGGGTGAAGTACGCCGACAAGCAGGAGAGGATGTTTGatgaggagaagatgaaggcTGGACAGTGCGTCATCGGCCTGCAG aTGGGGACCAACAAGTGTGCCAGTCAGGCAGGTATGAATGCATATGGCACCAGGAGGCACTTATATGACCCCAAAGCACTAATCCAGCCCCCCATGGACAACACAACCATCAGTCTGCAAATGGGAACCAACAAGGGGGCGAGCCAG GCCGGGATGACGGCTCCAGGAACAAGGCGTGCCATTTACGACCAGAAGCTGGGCACAGACAAGTGTGACAACAGCACCATGTCCCTACAGATGGGCTACTCCCAGGGAGCTAACCAGAGTGGCCAGAACTTTGGCCTGGGGCGGCAGATCTACGATGCCAAGTACTGTCCCAAAGCCGGAGAGGTCGCAGATGATCAAAATGGGGCAGGGGGCGTCCGCGACTACATCCCAGACTACCAAGACGAGGGTTACCAAGGTTACCAGGAAGAAGAGCAGGTGTACCAAGAAGACGGAACAGATTActag